Proteins encoded by one window of Sulfurospirillum barnesii SES-3:
- a CDS encoding class 1 fructose-bisphosphatase → MTEIYEAIKRSAKRIKEAIEFDDTGYSENINATGDTQLKLDIKSDQIIEEEFAKVASIKEIISEEKEEKTPLHVEGIYGVGYDPLDGSSLIDVNLSVGSIFGIYEGGYAGANLKAAVYVVYGPRVELVIAEQDVKMYRMNKSGEFVFIKTIELKEKGKLNAPGSTQMCWEPKHKALMDAIFADGYRLRYSGGMVPDLHQILLKGGGLFSYPATSDVPKGKLRMIFEVFPFAFVYEKAGGEAIDGQRRILELSPSHPHDTTPCFFGSKAEIERVKKCYE, encoded by the coding sequence ATGACCGAAATTTATGAAGCGATAAAGCGTTCTGCCAAACGGATTAAAGAGGCAATTGAGTTTGATGATACAGGCTATTCTGAAAATATTAACGCCACAGGCGATACCCAACTGAAACTGGATATTAAAAGTGATCAAATCATTGAAGAAGAGTTTGCCAAAGTTGCCTCTATTAAAGAGATTATTAGCGAAGAAAAGGAAGAGAAAACACCTTTACATGTAGAGGGGATTTACGGTGTCGGATACGACCCACTCGATGGCTCAAGCCTGATTGATGTTAATCTTAGTGTTGGCTCAATCTTTGGTATTTACGAAGGTGGCTACGCAGGTGCTAACCTTAAGGCGGCTGTTTACGTGGTCTATGGCCCTCGTGTAGAATTGGTGATTGCAGAGCAAGATGTGAAAATGTACCGCATGAATAAAAGCGGTGAGTTTGTGTTTATTAAAACCATTGAACTCAAAGAAAAAGGCAAACTCAATGCGCCTGGTTCAACGCAAATGTGTTGGGAGCCTAAACATAAAGCCTTAATGGATGCGATTTTTGCCGATGGCTATCGTTTGCGCTACTCGGGAGGCATGGTACCTGATTTGCATCAGATTCTTTTAAAAGGTGGTGGACTCTTCTCTTATCCTGCAACTTCAGATGTGCCCAAAGGAAAGCTTCGCATGATTTTTGAAGTCTTCCCTTTTGCTTTTGTCTACGAAAAAGCAGGGGGAGAAGCCATTGATGGGCAAAGAAGAATTTTAGAGCTTAGCCCCTCACACCCTCACGATACCACACCCTGCTTTTTTGGCTCCAAAGCAGAGATAGAACGTGTTAAGAAGTGCTATGAATAA
- the metG gene encoding methionine--tRNA ligase has translation MSQKAYITTPIYYVNDVPHIGHAYTTIIADTMARYYRLKGYETFFLTGTDEHGQKIEEAAKMRGKSPQAYADEISGKFRALWDEFEISYDKFIRTTDAEHKTGVQKAFQVMFDKGDIYKGEYEGHYCVSCETFFTDTQLVDEDKCPDCGKLTRLVKEESYFFKLSKYQEDLIKWYNSDEKCVLPKGKKNEVISFVKQGLRDLSITRTSFDWGVKLPSSMNDDKHVMYVWLDALLNYTTALGYGGDEKHMEFWPATMHLVGKDILRFHAIYWPAFLMSLGLALPKHVAAHGWWTRNGEKMSKSKGNVVNPKEVADAYGLENFRYFMLREVPFGQDGDFSQKALMDRINSDLGNELGNLLNRIIGMSGKYSNGVINSKDVTTFHESELNAVDEILKNVENNLLELQTNRYLEELWKALSIANQAITVHEPWVKIKEGKTEQALALVALVSNILARVSILLHPIMPKTTSTIAKALGFEITTANYDKLVVRKSFLEEFTIEKVPPLFPRIEEELMAHSEPAPTEVAPVKNSKKEAKIESIITIEQFFETSLKIGTIVEASILEGSDRLLKLSVDLGEGKLRQIVAGIREYYSPETLMNTQVCVVANLKPATIKGLLSEGMLLAAKDKEGLCLIRPESPRKNGASIG, from the coding sequence ATGTCCCAAAAAGCCTATATTACTACCCCAATTTACTATGTTAACGATGTTCCGCATATCGGACATGCGTATACGACGATTATCGCTGACACGATGGCACGTTACTACCGCCTTAAAGGCTATGAAACATTTTTCTTAACAGGAACCGATGAACACGGTCAAAAAATCGAAGAAGCTGCAAAAATGCGAGGCAAAAGCCCACAAGCTTACGCCGATGAAATCAGCGGAAAGTTTCGTGCCCTTTGGGATGAGTTTGAGATTAGCTACGATAAGTTTATTCGTACCACAGACGCTGAACATAAAACAGGCGTGCAAAAAGCGTTTCAAGTCATGTTTGACAAAGGCGACATCTACAAAGGTGAGTACGAGGGGCACTACTGTGTCAGTTGCGAGACATTTTTTACGGACACTCAACTGGTTGATGAAGACAAATGCCCTGATTGTGGAAAATTAACACGCCTTGTGAAAGAAGAGAGCTACTTTTTCAAACTCTCAAAATATCAAGAAGACCTCATTAAATGGTACAACAGCGATGAAAAATGTGTCCTTCCTAAAGGCAAAAAAAACGAAGTGATTAGCTTTGTGAAACAAGGGCTTCGTGACCTCTCCATTACTCGTACCAGTTTTGATTGGGGTGTGAAACTCCCCTCTTCCATGAACGATGATAAACACGTCATGTACGTCTGGCTCGATGCTCTTTTAAACTACACTACCGCTTTAGGCTATGGAGGGGATGAGAAACATATGGAATTTTGGCCCGCAACCATGCACCTTGTGGGTAAAGATATTTTACGCTTTCATGCCATCTACTGGCCAGCCTTTTTGATGAGCCTTGGCTTAGCACTTCCTAAACACGTTGCGGCTCATGGTTGGTGGACGAGAAATGGTGAGAAAATGAGTAAAAGCAAGGGCAATGTGGTCAATCCAAAAGAGGTTGCTGATGCGTATGGGCTAGAAAACTTTAGATACTTTATGCTTAGAGAAGTTCCTTTTGGACAAGACGGTGACTTTAGCCAAAAAGCGCTGATGGATCGTATTAACTCTGATCTTGGCAATGAGCTGGGTAATCTTTTAAACCGTATCATTGGTATGAGTGGTAAATACAGCAATGGTGTCATTAACTCTAAAGATGTCACTACCTTTCATGAGAGTGAATTAAACGCAGTGGATGAGATTTTAAAAAATGTCGAAAATAACCTCTTAGAGCTTCAAACCAACCGCTACCTTGAAGAGCTTTGGAAAGCGCTTAGCATCGCCAATCAAGCCATTACGGTGCATGAGCCATGGGTCAAAATCAAAGAGGGAAAAACGGAGCAAGCCTTAGCCCTTGTGGCATTGGTGTCTAATATTTTAGCACGTGTGAGCATTCTCTTACACCCTATTATGCCTAAAACAACTTCGACCATTGCCAAAGCCCTTGGATTTGAAATCACGACAGCAAACTATGATAAATTGGTTGTGCGAAAAAGCTTTTTAGAGGAATTTACCATTGAAAAAGTGCCTCCTCTTTTTCCTCGTATTGAAGAAGAGCTTATGGCACACTCTGAACCTGCACCCACAGAAGTAGCCCCTGTAAAGAACTCCAAAAAAGAGGCAAAAATCGAGTCCATCATTACCATTGAGCAATTTTTTGAAACCTCACTTAAAATTGGAACCATTGTAGAAGCTAGTATTTTAGAAGGAAGTGATAGGCTTTTAAAACTCAGTGTTGATTTAGGGGAAGGAAAACTTCGTCAGATTGTCGCAGGAATTCGTGAATATTATAGCCCTGAAACACTAATGAATACACAAGTATGTGTCGTAGCCAACCTTAAACCTGCCACCATTAAAGGACTCCTCTCCGAGGGCATGTTATTGGCGGCAAAAGATAAAGAGGGGCTCTGCCTTATTCGTCCTGAGAGTCCACGTAAAAATGGCGCTTCTATTGGATGA
- the lptA gene encoding lipopolysaccharide transport periplasmic protein LptA, with protein MKQSVVIWLMCASFLCAAQVEIVADKFFADEKKKVSIFEGHVKVTKESDKITANHITVEFDDKKQPIRYIAIGNAKANLIMNQKKYYGEAEKMTYEPQKSLYILEKKAFLHEIDTDKKVYGDYVRVDQNSGHYSVDGKGGEPVKFIFKVEDKKE; from the coding sequence ATGAAACAAAGCGTTGTGATATGGCTGATGTGTGCAAGTTTTCTTTGTGCTGCGCAAGTAGAAATTGTTGCCGATAAATTTTTTGCAGACGAAAAGAAAAAAGTAAGTATTTTTGAGGGGCATGTTAAGGTAACCAAAGAGAGTGATAAGATTACAGCAAATCATATCACTGTTGAGTTTGACGATAAGAAACAACCCATTCGTTATATCGCTATAGGCAATGCAAAAGCAAATTTAATCATGAATCAGAAAAAGTATTATGGTGAGGCAGAGAAGATGACCTATGAACCTCAAAAAAGCCTCTATATTTTAGAGAAAAAAGCCTTTTTACATGAGATAGATACCGATAAAAAAGTGTATGGTGATTATGTCCGTGTGGATCAAAACAGTGGGCATTATAGTGTTGATGGTAAGGGCGGGGAGCCTGTTAAATTTATCTTCAAAGTTGAGGATAAAAAAGAGTGA
- a CDS encoding TatD family hydrolase, translating into MVIDTHCHLDDECFNNDVDEVIGTAYKEGVRGIVIPGASIHDLEKAQALAHRYEHIFFAAGIHPYHHHEYNEERLKDFLKDEKCIAVGECGLDYYRLPEDTVEKALEKKEQHEIFAKHIRLAKMFKKPLIVHIRDANEDSKRILLEEEASVVGGVLHCYNASKHLLDLANKGFYFGIGGVLTFKNAKQLVEVLPLIPMDKIVLETDAPYLTPMPYRGQRNVPEYTLLVAQKMAELLGMSVTEVHTMTTKNALKLFKALEKIKLDTI; encoded by the coding sequence ATGGTGATTGATACGCACTGCCATTTAGATGATGAATGTTTTAACAATGATGTAGACGAGGTTATTGGAACAGCTTACAAAGAAGGGGTTCGTGGTATTGTTATTCCAGGGGCGAGCATTCATGATTTAGAAAAAGCACAAGCATTAGCCCATCGGTATGAACACATTTTTTTTGCAGCAGGCATACATCCGTATCATCATCACGAATATAACGAAGAGCGGTTAAAAGATTTTTTAAAAGATGAAAAATGTATTGCCGTAGGTGAGTGTGGATTGGATTATTATCGCTTACCAGAAGACACTGTAGAAAAAGCATTGGAGAAAAAAGAACAACACGAAATTTTTGCCAAACATATCAGGCTTGCAAAAATGTTCAAAAAGCCTCTTATTGTACATATTAGAGATGCAAATGAAGACAGCAAACGTATATTATTAGAAGAAGAGGCATCGGTTGTGGGAGGAGTTCTTCATTGTTATAATGCCTCTAAACACCTACTTGACTTGGCCAATAAAGGGTTTTATTTTGGTATTGGTGGTGTATTGACATTTAAAAATGCAAAGCAGTTGGTTGAGGTTTTGCCTTTGATTCCTATGGATAAAATAGTCTTAGAAACGGATGCTCCTTATTTGACACCTATGCCTTATCGAGGGCAACGTAATGTTCCTGAATATACTTTATTGGTTGCGCAAAAGATGGCGGAACTTTTAGGTATGAGTGTCACAGAAGTTCACACAATGACCACAAAAAATGCCTTGAAACTCTTTAAAGCTTTAGAAAAGATAAAATTAGATACAATCTAA
- a CDS encoding septal ring lytic transglycosylase RlpA family protein: MLFQRISSVCCFCVALFFFVGCSSKSSYFPSSNNKTSGYGESGKIIDSPNMHRATMRPYTINGKTYTPTMVSVGDYFSGVASWYGKDFHGKKTSNGEIYNMHDMTAAHKTLPMNTMLKVTNLKSNQSVVVRVNDRGPFVGTRIIDLSYMAATRLDLVAQGTGPVGLEVIGFSGVVSPVGAPKQSVVESDYLIQIGAFRNKAGATRFAQSNMNVNNRYNAIIKEGVFENEPIYRVWLKGFESEDEASDFIAKGLFKGSFIVRE; encoded by the coding sequence TTGTTATTCCAAAGAATTAGTAGCGTTTGTTGCTTCTGTGTAGCACTCTTTTTTTTTGTTGGATGTTCTTCTAAATCTTCGTATTTTCCCTCCTCGAATAATAAAACTTCAGGATACGGTGAGTCTGGGAAAATTATTGATTCACCCAATATGCATCGAGCGACGATGCGTCCTTATACGATTAATGGGAAAACCTATACGCCTACGATGGTCAGTGTAGGGGATTATTTTAGTGGTGTTGCCAGTTGGTATGGAAAAGATTTTCATGGGAAAAAAACGTCTAATGGTGAAATTTATAATATGCACGATATGACAGCTGCACACAAAACGCTTCCAATGAATACCATGCTTAAAGTTACCAATCTTAAAAGCAATCAAAGCGTTGTGGTACGTGTGAATGATAGAGGTCCTTTTGTGGGAACACGCATTATTGACCTCTCTTACATGGCAGCGACACGGTTGGATTTAGTGGCACAAGGAACAGGTCCTGTTGGTTTAGAAGTCATTGGCTTCTCAGGCGTTGTTTCGCCTGTAGGTGCACCAAAACAAAGCGTTGTTGAATCAGACTATTTGATTCAAATTGGAGCCTTTAGAAATAAAGCGGGAGCAACCCGTTTTGCGCAAAGCAATATGAATGTTAATAATCGCTACAATGCTATTATTAAAGAGGGTGTTTTTGAAAATGAACCAATATACCGTGTATGGCTTAAAGGTTTTGAGAGTGAAGATGAAGCCTCTGATTTTATAGCAAAAGGGCTCTTTAAAGGCTCGTTTATTGTAAGGGAATAG
- a CDS encoding lytic transglycosylase domain-containing protein, which yields MFKVILTLFFLFQSLHAFLNTDNNYEKQLIALKNFDLPNTFLKDSIFISMKEDVEIYKTKHFLKTLENGDKFIPVLQKMMQEADVPAEFLYLAMTESSFDPYSSSSAKASGIWQFIPATAKRYGLVENTYIDERRDPIKSTEAAIAYLKRLHSMFGKWYLAALAYNCGEGTVSKAIAKAGSDDISVLLDENQKYLPKESRLYIRKILMMSVISNSTGFMLDNDSEYLLNRANNTTFIKVNVKNGTSLKDVSESIGIGSKELKAYNSHLKYTFTPPMGSQSYIYIPQDRQVAFSQNFDHTKEPEKYAIYTTKKGDALHKIAQHYGMSANALMELNHLKQAALKPNTTLVVPFGKAAPVSASENVSRERVYVVKMGDTLQTVAKKYDMSVATLLKANKKQNALVKAGERLVIPKN from the coding sequence ATGTTTAAGGTTATTCTAACCCTTTTTTTCTTATTTCAGAGTCTCCATGCGTTTTTAAATACGGACAATAACTACGAAAAACAACTCATCGCTCTTAAAAATTTTGACCTTCCCAACACCTTTTTAAAAGATTCCATTTTTATTTCTATGAAAGAAGATGTTGAAATTTATAAAACAAAACACTTTTTAAAAACCTTAGAAAATGGTGATAAATTTATTCCTGTTTTGCAAAAAATGATGCAAGAAGCTGATGTTCCAGCAGAATTTTTATACCTTGCTATGACTGAATCTAGTTTTGATCCTTACTCCTCTTCTTCTGCTAAGGCATCAGGTATTTGGCAGTTTATTCCAGCAACGGCTAAGCGGTATGGTTTGGTTGAAAATACATACATTGATGAACGAAGAGATCCTATTAAATCAACAGAAGCCGCCATTGCCTATCTAAAACGATTGCATTCAATGTTTGGCAAGTGGTACTTAGCGGCACTGGCATATAATTGTGGAGAAGGAACCGTCAGTAAGGCGATTGCCAAAGCTGGAAGTGATGATATTAGTGTGCTTTTGGATGAAAATCAAAAATATTTACCTAAAGAGAGCAGGCTTTATATTCGTAAAATCTTGATGATGAGCGTTATCTCAAATAGCACAGGCTTTATGCTTGATAATGACTCGGAGTATTTACTCAATCGTGCCAATAATACGACTTTTATTAAAGTGAATGTTAAAAATGGAACGTCACTCAAAGATGTTTCTGAAAGCATTGGTATTGGTTCAAAAGAACTAAAAGCATACAATTCCCATTTAAAATATACCTTCACTCCTCCCATGGGTTCACAGTCGTACATCTACATTCCACAGGACCGCCAAGTTGCTTTTAGCCAAAATTTCGACCATACTAAAGAGCCTGAAAAATATGCCATTTATACAACGAAAAAAGGCGATGCTTTACATAAAATTGCGCAACATTATGGCATGAGTGCTAATGCTTTAATGGAGTTAAATCATTTAAAACAAGCAGCACTTAAACCCAATACGACACTGGTGGTTCCCTTTGGAAAAGCAGCCCCTGTTTCAGCCTCAGAAAATGTAAGCCGTGAAAGGGTCTATGTTGTTAAAATGGGCGATACACTACAAACGGTTGCAAAAAAATACGATATGTCTGTTGCAACGTTGTTAAAAGCAAATAAAAAGCAAAATGCATTGGTGAAAGCGGGGGAGCGCCTTGTTATTCCAAAGAATTAG
- the ybeY gene encoding rRNA maturation RNase YbeY, translating into MLVIENESNISLHVTLLQRIVEDFTQKEVELILIDSHSMHALNREHRSVDKTTDVLSFPVDDFPHAPLGSIVINYELAAQKAKELGHLSEEEITLLFIHGFLHLLGYDHEKDTGEMREKEAFLIAHYHLPQSLIVRTEGV; encoded by the coding sequence ATGCTAGTCATTGAAAATGAATCCAATATATCGTTACATGTAACGCTTTTACAACGTATTGTAGAAGACTTCACACAAAAAGAGGTTGAACTGATACTGATTGATAGTCACAGCATGCATGCACTTAATCGTGAACATAGAAGCGTGGATAAAACCACCGATGTGTTAAGCTTTCCTGTGGATGATTTCCCCCATGCACCACTTGGTTCCATTGTCATTAATTATGAGTTGGCGGCACAAAAAGCTAAAGAATTGGGACATTTGAGCGAAGAAGAAATTACCCTTTTGTTTATTCATGGTTTTTTACATCTTTTAGGCTATGACCACGAAAAAGACACAGGAGAGATGCGAGAAAAAGAAGCTTTTTTGATTGCACACTATCACCTGCCTCAAAGCCTCATTGTCCGTACCGAAGGGGTGTAA
- the hisB gene encoding imidazoleglycerol-phosphate dehydratase HisB → MVHSIERVTKETSICVSLNLEGTGQSSIATGIGFFDHMLEAFAKHAWIDLSLTCKGDTHIDFHHSVEDVGIVLGQALREAIYPILSVERYGNAVVVMDEAAVECALDLSNRPYLVYEVEMDGKVGEFDVELAEEFFRALMHNAGITAHIVALRGRNKHHVLEATFKAFAVALRRSLIKNERAGIPSTKGVL, encoded by the coding sequence ATGGTACACAGCATAGAAAGAGTTACTAAAGAGACAAGCATTTGCGTTAGTTTAAATCTTGAAGGAACGGGTCAATCGTCTATTGCGACAGGGATAGGGTTTTTTGACCATATGCTAGAAGCTTTTGCGAAGCATGCATGGATTGATTTGAGTCTTACATGTAAAGGCGATACACATATTGATTTTCACCATAGCGTCGAAGATGTGGGCATTGTCTTAGGGCAAGCGTTGCGTGAGGCTATTTATCCCATTCTAAGTGTTGAGCGTTATGGCAATGCTGTGGTGGTGATGGATGAAGCCGCTGTGGAATGCGCTTTGGATTTGAGTAACCGTCCGTACCTTGTTTATGAAGTTGAGATGGATGGCAAAGTAGGTGAGTTTGACGTGGAATTGGCTGAAGAATTTTTTAGAGCTTTAATGCATAATGCTGGAATTACTGCCCATATTGTAGCCCTTCGTGGGAGAAATAAACACCATGTGTTGGAAGCAACATTTAAAGCATTTGCAGTCGCATTAAGACGTTCTTTAATTAAAAATGAACGCGCAGGCATCCCTAGCACAAAGGGTGTGTTGTGA
- a CDS encoding N-acetyltransferase: MIEYTKAKLSDIIAMQEVVRPEVEKGIILFRSSDEMATNIRSYILAKEGEAIVGFGALHFHADDLAEIRSLVVKEGFRGQGIGKGIIHALLKEGESLGVKTAFTLTYQRAFFESLGFCEIPKEKLPPHKIWADCIKCKHFPVCDEIALIKTI; encoded by the coding sequence ATGATTGAATATACCAAAGCAAAACTCAGTGATATTATTGCGATGCAAGAGGTGGTAAGACCTGAAGTGGAAAAGGGTATTATTCTCTTTCGAAGTTCCGATGAAATGGCAACAAATATTCGCTCTTATATTCTTGCGAAAGAAGGAGAGGCTATTGTTGGATTTGGAGCTTTACATTTCCATGCAGACGATTTAGCAGAGATTCGAAGCCTTGTTGTCAAAGAGGGATTCCGTGGTCAAGGCATTGGCAAAGGAATCATTCACGCACTTTTAAAAGAGGGTGAATCCTTGGGGGTAAAAACTGCTTTTACACTGACCTATCAAAGAGCTTTCTTTGAATCCTTAGGCTTTTGTGAAATTCCAAAAGAAAAACTGCCTCCTCATAAAATATGGGCTGATTGTATTAAATGTAAACATTTTCCAGTATGCGACGAAATAGCACTTATCAAAACCATTTAA
- a CDS encoding KdsC family phosphatase, with translation MIELLVFDVDGCLTDGGITYGNSDSEEFKTFNVKDGFGIVSWHKLGRKSAIITGRSSRVVERRAKELGITYLYQDVKDKKAVLESILEKEGLGFDNVAAIGDDLNDLALLRAVEFSFAPADALPHIQNEVDVVLTRTGGKGAVREMIDCVVEKEKLSEAFVNLWL, from the coding sequence GTGATAGAACTTTTAGTGTTTGATGTGGATGGGTGTTTAACCGATGGTGGTATCACCTATGGTAATAGTGACAGTGAAGAGTTTAAGACATTTAACGTCAAAGATGGTTTTGGTATTGTATCGTGGCATAAATTAGGTCGTAAAAGTGCAATTATCACGGGGCGAAGTTCACGTGTGGTGGAGCGTCGTGCGAAAGAGTTGGGTATTACCTATTTGTATCAAGATGTCAAAGATAAAAAAGCAGTTTTAGAATCTATTTTAGAAAAAGAAGGGCTTGGTTTTGATAATGTAGCTGCGATTGGGGATGATTTGAATGACCTTGCTCTTTTGCGAGCAGTGGAATTCTCTTTTGCTCCAGCGGATGCACTTCCTCACATTCAAAATGAGGTTGATGTGGTGCTTACTCGTACAGGCGGAAAAGGTGCTGTGCGTGAAATGATTGATTGTGTGGTTGAAAAAGAGAAATTAAGTGAGGCATTCGTAAACCTTTGGCTGTAA
- the mrdA gene encoding penicillin-binding protein 2: MRIKIVLSIVFFVCIALLIRVYYISIKSNAYYEEIAKQNAIKVDELAPLRGVILDRNLNPLSINRLGFAIGITPRMSVKSKRELLENEIAFLSSLMPEYSVESLTKTYLKADSSYNHDYVNVIDFVPYDKMIPHFAKIAQREYTSIKITSKRHYPHGALASHIIGYVGKSNTQDVAEDEIAKLVGFSGKTGIEKYYNAVLQGVKGEKKTKVTALNQEIEEVSKTLPQSNDLVLSLDLELQRYLETVFDEPSGAVIVMNAKNGEILAAASFPEYDLNTFVGGISQEEWSRLANDLKHPFTNKLVNGLYPPGSVIKMGVGMAILNTGIITPQTIIESTGVMELGGRLFRDWKKDGHGMVSYIKAIQRSCDDYFYKTSLKVGIDNIAPFLKKVGFGQKTGVDLPREFVGIVPSREWKKERFGKGWSQGETLISSIGQGYFLVTPMQIAKYTAFLATGNGVTPHFLHKVNDVKIDFPADPNIVTPEEKRFLKVTRDGMYEVANVPGGTALNHLKHNAPFKIAAKTGTAQVVGISQTDKKRMREEDMEYYHRSHAWLTTYAPHDNPQYVVTVLVEHGGHGGSEGGPIAAKIYDKLYEMGYITIPEAKEGKK, from the coding sequence GTGAGAATCAAAATTGTCTTAAGCATTGTTTTTTTTGTGTGTATCGCCTTGTTGATTAGGGTTTATTACATTAGCATTAAATCAAATGCCTATTATGAAGAGATAGCCAAGCAAAATGCTATTAAGGTGGACGAATTGGCGCCACTTCGTGGTGTTATTTTGGATCGGAATTTAAATCCACTTTCTATTAATCGTCTGGGTTTTGCCATTGGTATTACGCCTCGCATGAGCGTAAAATCAAAGCGTGAATTGCTTGAGAATGAAATTGCTTTTCTCTCCTCTTTAATGCCTGAATACAGTGTAGAGAGTCTAACAAAGACCTATTTAAAAGCGGATTCATCGTACAACCATGATTATGTGAATGTTATTGATTTTGTACCGTATGACAAGATGATTCCTCATTTTGCCAAAATTGCGCAAAGAGAGTATACCAGTATTAAAATTACCTCCAAACGGCACTATCCGCATGGTGCGTTAGCCTCACATATCATTGGTTATGTTGGTAAATCAAATACGCAAGATGTCGCCGAAGATGAGATTGCAAAGTTGGTTGGATTTTCAGGAAAAACAGGTATTGAGAAGTATTACAATGCTGTTTTACAAGGGGTTAAAGGAGAAAAAAAGACAAAGGTTACTGCTCTGAATCAAGAGATTGAAGAGGTGAGTAAAACCTTACCCCAAAGTAATGATTTAGTCTTAAGCTTAGATCTTGAACTACAACGCTATCTTGAGACGGTTTTTGATGAACCCAGCGGGGCAGTCATTGTCATGAATGCAAAGAACGGTGAAATTTTAGCAGCAGCTAGTTTTCCTGAGTATGACCTCAATACCTTTGTGGGAGGCATTTCTCAAGAGGAGTGGTCACGCCTTGCTAATGATTTAAAACATCCCTTTACAAATAAGCTGGTCAACGGTTTGTACCCTCCTGGTTCTGTCATTAAAATGGGTGTTGGTATGGCAATTTTAAATACTGGTATTATTACGCCGCAGACAATCATTGAAAGTACAGGTGTTATGGAGCTTGGTGGTCGGTTATTTCGTGATTGGAAAAAAGATGGGCATGGTATGGTGAGTTACATTAAAGCCATTCAGCGAAGCTGTGATGATTATTTTTATAAAACCAGTTTGAAAGTGGGCATTGATAATATTGCGCCTTTTTTAAAAAAAGTGGGTTTTGGGCAAAAAACGGGGGTGGATTTACCACGTGAGTTTGTCGGTATTGTGCCCAGTCGTGAATGGAAAAAAGAGCGTTTTGGCAAAGGGTGGTCACAAGGTGAAACCTTAATCAGCTCAATAGGGCAGGGGTATTTTTTGGTTACCCCTATGCAAATTGCTAAATACACCGCTTTTTTAGCCACAGGAAATGGAGTGACACCGCATTTTTTACACAAAGTCAATGATGTTAAAATTGACTTTCCTGCTGATCCCAACATTGTGACACCAGAGGAAAAACGTTTTTTAAAAGTTACACGTGATGGTATGTATGAAGTTGCAAATGTTCCTGGTGGAACGGCACTCAATCACCTTAAACATAACGCACCATTTAAGATTGCCGCTAAAACGGGAACCGCACAGGTGGTTGGAATTTCTCAAACGGATAAAAAACGAATGCGTGAAGAAGATATGGAGTACTATCATCGCTCGCACGCATGGCTTACGACCTATGCCCCGCATGATAACCCTCAATATGTTGTTACGGTCTTAGTCGAACACGGAGGGCATGGAGGAAGCGAAGGTGGACCAATTGCTGCTAAAATCTATGATAAGTTGTATGAGATGGGCTACATTACAATTCCTGAAGCTAAAGAGGGTAAAAAATAA
- the yihA gene encoding ribosome biogenesis GTP-binding protein YihA/YsxC — translation MIKVKDAFFVKSASSLEETTPEGISEVAFIGRSNVGKSSIINAFTNKKGLAKSSSTPGKTRLINFFNVLFTQEDKTFNVQFVDLPGFGYARVSRSMKEEWQRNLTRYIEKRVSIRVFVHLIDSRHPFLESDHDVHAYLEKLIRPDQKILRIFTKSDKLKQSDVSVIKKHYPDALLVSSSNKKGIDKALHAIFEMLFGVEND, via the coding sequence GTGATTAAGGTTAAAGATGCCTTCTTTGTAAAATCAGCTTCTTCTTTAGAAGAGACAACGCCTGAGGGCATTAGTGAAGTTGCTTTCATTGGGCGTAGCAATGTGGGGAAAAGCTCTATCATTAATGCGTTTACCAATAAAAAAGGTTTAGCAAAGAGCTCTTCTACTCCTGGTAAAACGAGACTCATTAACTTTTTTAATGTTTTATTTACACAAGAAGATAAAACATTTAACGTGCAATTTGTCGATCTTCCAGGATTTGGATATGCGAGAGTTTCACGCAGTATGAAAGAGGAGTGGCAGAGGAATTTGACACGCTATATTGAAAAACGTGTCTCGATTCGTGTTTTTGTCCATTTGATTGATTCACGCCATCCTTTTTTGGAAAGTGACCATGATGTGCATGCTTACTTGGAAAAACTGATACGTCCTGATCAGAAAATTTTGCGTATTTTTACCAAATCCGATAAACTCAAGCAAAGTGATGTGAGTGTGATTAAAAAACATTATCCTGATGCGTTATTGGTCTCTAGCAGTAATAAAAAAGGGATAGATAAGGCATTACATGCCATTTTTGAAATGCTCTTTGGAGTGGAAAATGATTGA